A part of Rhodamnia argentea isolate NSW1041297 chromosome 8, ASM2092103v1, whole genome shotgun sequence genomic DNA contains:
- the LOC115756531 gene encoding FT-interacting protein 1-like yields the protein MHSVAPQAQATDPGDYEVKDANPELGERWLNSGSYGGRGWMSSERFTSTYDLVEQTFYLYVRVVKAKDIPPSSITGSCDPYVEVKLGNYKGRTRHFEKKMNPEWNQVFAFSKDRIQSSALEVFVKDKEMVGRDDYVGRVVFDLNEIPTRVPPDSPLAPQWYRLEDRRGGGKVRGEIMLAVWMGTQADEAFPEAWHSEASSVYGEGVFSVRSKVYVSPKLWYLRVNVIEAQDLVPNDRSRLPDLFVKAQVGSQILRTKICPTRTISPLWNEDLVFVAAEPFEELLVITVEDRVYPSKEEMLGKIILPLDTFEKRLDHRPVHSRWFNLEKYGFGVLEADRRKELKFSSRIHLRVCLEGGYHVLDESTMYISDQRPTSRQLWKPPVGILEVGILSAQGLLPMKMKDGRGTTDAYCVAKYGQKWVRTRTILDTLNPKWNEQYTWEVYDPCTVMTLGVFDNCHLGGGEKSATGSAARDSQIGKVRLRLSTLEAHRIYTHSYPLLVLQPQGVKKMGELQLAFRFTTLSLAHMIYVYGHPLLPKMHYLHAFTVNQVDNLRYQAMNIVAVRLGRAEPPLRKEVVEYMLDVDSHLWSMRRSKANFFRIMSLLSGMISMGMWFGEVCNWKNPMTSVLVHILFLILISYPELILPTLFLYMFLIGLWNYRFRPRHPPHMDTKLSWAEAVHPDELDEEFDTFPTSRPHDIVRMRYDRLRSVAGRIQTVVGDIATQGERLQSLLIWRDPRATGLFIMFCLCAAVVLYVTPFKVVALVAGLYYLRHPRFRSKLPSVPSNFIKRLPARTDSLL from the coding sequence ATGCACTCAGTTGCTCCCCAAGCCCAAGCAACTGATCCAGGTGATTATGAGGTCAAAGATGCCAATCCTGAGCTTGGTGAACGGTGGCTAAACAGTGGATCATATGGCGGCAGAGGGTGGATGAGCAGTGAGAGATTCACAAGCACATACGACCTAGTAGAACAGACGTTCTATTTGTACGTTCGAGTTGTAAAAGCGAAAGATATTCCTCCTAGCTCCATAACTGGGAGCTGTGACCCTTATGTGGAGGTCAAGTTGGGGAACTATAAAGGAAGAACTAGGCACtttgagaagaaaatgaacCCAGAGTGGAACCaagtttttgctttctctaaggATAGAATCCAATCGTCAGCACTCGAGGTTTTTGTGAAGGATAAGGAAATGGTGGGAAGAGATGATTATGTTGGCAGAGTTGTTTTCGACTTGAATGAAATTCCTACTAGGGTCCCTCCTGACAGCCCCTTGGCTCCACAGTGGTATAGATTGGAGGACAGGAGGGGAGGAGGGAAAGTGAGGGGAGAGATAATGCTGGCAGTTTGGATGGGTACTCAAGCTGATGAAGCCTTCCCTGAGGCATGGCATTCTGAAGCTTCCTCTGTCTATGGGGAAGGTGTATTTAGTGTTCGATCGAAGGTTTATGTGTCACCAAAGCTCTGGTATCTCAGAGTGAATGTCATTGAAGCTCAAGACTTGGTTCCCAATGACAGAAGCCGGTTGCCAGATTTATTTGTTAAAGCTCAAGTTGGCAGTCAAATACTAAGGACAAAGATATGTCCAACTCGCACTATCAGCCCACTTTGGAATGAAGATCTAGTTTTCGTGGCAGCTGAGCCTTTCGAAGAGCTTCTGGTCATCACAGTAGAAGATCGAGTTTACCCTTCGAAAGAGGAAATGCTAGGGAAAATAATTCTCCCGCTCGATACATTTGAGAAGCGGCTTGACCACAGGCCAGTTCACTCTAGATGGTTCAATCTTGAAAAGTATGGCTTTGGAGTCCTGGAAGCAGACAGGAGAAAGGAGCTCAAGTTTTCTAGCAGGATTCACCTGAGAGTCTGCCTTGAAGGTGGATATCATGTGTTGGATGAATCAACCATGTACATAAGTGATCAGCGGCCCACATCAAGGCAGCTTTGGAAGCCGCCAGTGGGCATATTGGAGGTGGGTATTCTAAGTGCACAAGGGCTCCTCCCAATGAAGATGAAGGACGGTCGAGGAACCACGGATGCATATTGTGTAGCAAAGTATGGCCAGAAATGGGTTCGGACTAGGACGATTCTTGATACTCTGAATCCTAAGTGGAATGAACAATACACATGGGAGGTCTATGATCCTTGCACTGTGATGACATTAGGAGTCTTCGACAATTGCCATTTGGGTGGAGGTGAGAAGTCAGCTACCGGCAGTGCAGCAAGAGATTCACAAATTGGCAAGGTACGACTTCGCCTCTCGACACTAGAAGCTCACCGCATCTACACACATTCTTACCCACTTCTGGTTCTGCAACCACAAGGCGTAAAGAAAATGGGTGAGCTACAACTTGCATTTCGGTTCACTACCCTTTCTCTTGCGCACATGATCTATGTCTACGGACACCCTTTGCTACCAAAAATGCATTACTTGCACGCTTTTACTGTTAATCAAGTAGACAATCTCAGATACCAAGCAATGAATATTGTGGCGGTAAGGCTTGGTAGAGCTGAACCTCCTCTCAGAAAAGAAGTGGTGGAGTATATGCTAGATGTGGACTCACACTTATGGAGCATGAGGAGGAGTAAAGCCAACTTCTTCCGCATAATGTCGCTCCTTTCAGGAATGATTAGCATGGGCATGTGGTTTGGAGAAGTCTGTAACTGGAAGAACCCCATGACATCAGTGTTGGTTCACATCTTGTTTCTGATACTAATATCGTATCCGGAGTTGATACTACCGACTCTATTTCTCTACATGTTCCTCATCGGACTGTGGAACTACAGGTTCCGTCCAAGGCACCCACCTCACATGGATACAAAGCTTTCATGGGCAGAGGCTGTGCACCCAGATGAGTTGGATGAAGAGTTTGATACTTTCCCTACTTCTAGGCCGCATGATATTGTCCGAATGAGGTATGACAGACTTAGGAGTGTTGCAGGTAGGATTCAAACTGTCGTGGGCGACATAGCAACACAAGGAGAGAGATTGCAATCCTTACTCATTTGGAGAGACCCGAGAGCAACAGGCCTTTTCATCATGTTTTGTCTTTGTGCAGCCGTGGTGCTTTATGTCACTCCTTTCAAAGTAGTGGCCCTAGTGGCGGGTCTGTATTACCTGCGGCATCCTCGTTTCCGGAGCAAACTGCCTTCAGTCCCAAGCAATTTTATCAAGAGATTGCCTGCTCGCACAGACAGTTTACTGTGA
- the LOC115756535 gene encoding 60S ribosomal protein L6-like — MAPKSAKVSRNPELIRGIGKYSRSRMYHKRGLWAIKAKNGGAFPRHDPAPKPSPPGTKASKFYPADDVKKPLLNKRNPRPTKLRPSISPGTVLIILAGRFKGKRVVFLKQLRSGLLLITGPFKINGVPLRRVNQSYVIATSTKVDISGVNVEKFDDKYFAKKVEKKNKKGEGEFFEAEKEEKNVLPQEKKDDQKSLDTPLIKSIEGVPDLKTYLAARFSLKAGMKPHELVF; from the exons ATGGCGCCCAAGAGTGCGAAGGTGAGCAGGAACCCGGAGCTTATCCGAGGGATAGGCAAGTACTCGAGGTCTCGGATGTACCACAAGCGTGGTCTCTGGGCCATCAAGGCCAAGAACGGCGGCGCCTTCCCCCGCCACGACCCCGCCCCCAAGCCTTCCCCTCCCGGCACCAAGGCTTCCAAATTCTATCCTGCCGACGACGTCAAGAAGCCCCTCCTCAACAAGCGCAACCCCAGACCCACCAAGCTCCGGCCATCCATCTCCCCCGGCACCGTCCTCATCATCCTCGCCGGCCGCTTCAAGGGTAAGCGGGTTGTCTTCCTCAAGCAGCTCCGCTCCGGTTTGCTCCTCATCACTG GTCCGTTCAAGATTAATGGTGTTCCTTTAAGAAGGGTTAATCAATCTTATGTGATTGCAACATCCACGAAGGTTGACATATCTGGAGTTAATGTTGAGAAATTTGATGACAAgtattttgcaaagaaagttgagaagaagaacaagaaaggaGAAGGCGAGTTCTTTGAGGCCGAGAAAGAG GAGAAGAATGTGCTTCCACAGGAGAAAAAAGATGACCAGAAGTCATTGGATACTCCATTGATAAAATCCATTGAAGGTGTGCCGGATTTGAAGACCTATTTGGCTGCCAGGTTCTCCCTCAAGGCAGGCATGAAACCTCATGAACTCGTGTTCTAG